CTAGCTACAAATCgctgaaatatgttttgtttatatCTAATTCGTGGCACGCAGTCGTCTTTAAAATATCAGCCGATTGTCACTCATTCCCGCCATATCGGTAAAGTTATATGGCCGGTGtcaaaaattaattgcattaatGCATCGCCTGTTCGTAGGATCAAGTCTCCCTACACATGCGTATCGTTGAAGAATCAGGAACATTTGCTACAAGTCACAAAAAGGCCATTCTTCCATAGCGTTTCAATAAATAAGGTATTCTTGTTAGTTGTATCGTATGCTTTTTCGCAGAcctgccattgtttttttcatcatcTGTCATGCATATGAAGTGTTTTAGATCCTTACGACGGTTGTGTCATTATCAGACATCTGTTGTTCTCAGCAGGTTCAGTCTTCTCCACTACGCGAGTCCCTGCGTTGCTTCTGTTCATCTTCTACCAGCAACTCCGATGAGGGAAACCTGATCTACACGGGCAGCCTGGCAAAAGCTGTTCTTGGTATGTTCTACCTCCAAGTTTTTGTtgcttgtggttttttttttctttctcgttCGAGCAAGCAGTAATAGTACTTTGcggttgctgctgttgttgttattgtgatgGTGCTTACTAACAATGCATTCGGTTCACACAGTTGTTTTtcaatggaagaaaaaaataagaggaCTGAAAGAAgtattgctgttatttttgtaGCAGTTTTTGTTGCACtttgcattgcattcatttttcacGTGTGTAATTGTCCAACTTGACCGGCAAAACGAAATGCGCCCCGACACGTTAATAAGGGCATCTGTATTATGGACTGGTACACATTTAGTCAGTGACAGTATGCTAGAATACTAGTGGGGCTAGAATACACTCTATTTACCGATAAAAATGAAGTGCTAATATAATGCTAGAAAAAGGGTTGGAGCTGCTGTTTCCGtcccctgtgtatgtgtgtgtgtgtgtggcaaatGGAGAACTCAAAACACCCATGAGCATATATCCTGAAAGGGGATGTTTTTCTGTCCAGGTGTGAAATTCTTCTCCTACTCCACCAGTATAttcagcatgtgtgtgatgCCTCAAGTCCTCCTGAAAACGGGCCTGGGGGTCCAGAGCCTGGCCCTGCAGGTGGCCTTCTGTGGCTTCATTGGCATCTTCACCTTCATTACCCCAGTCCTCCTCCACCTGGTCACCAAGGGCTACGTGGTGCGCCTGTACCACAACCACAAAACCGACACCTACATGGCCGTCACCTACAGCGCCCTGCTGGTGGAGAAGAAGACCGTGTTCCACCAGAGCGAGGTCTCCGTGCCGGACGTGAGCGGCATGTTCACCAGCTTCTACGCCAACAAGAGGGCCATGCTGGTCAACCCCATGCTCTTCAGTCTGCCCCACGACTACAACCACCTCATGGGCTACGACAAGCCCTTCACCTTCGACATGGATGCGTTCGACAAGCCAGACAGAAGCAAGCAAGGCTGACGATGCTGAGCCCCGTTTGCAGCACGCAGCAGGAGCTGAGGGTGAAAGAAGTGCCTGAACACTGGGGTTTGGTGCTGCAGTATGAACATTTGAACCGCACTGCTGCGACGTGATGTTCAGTCTAGCCACGACAACACTTTTCCCTTAAAATAGAGTAACATATTTATTCCAGTATTGCTTTTGAATGATTCTCATTTTCCGCATTTTTGCTTTAGTTATTTCAGATACTGTAAAATTGATGATGATGTGTAAGTATTCAGGCAAGGCGAAAAATACAATGCTGATTTATGGTTGTTGCATACTTGTGGCTGGATTGATTGGCATGTCATATCACTGAAGTAGAAGCTACACAACATCAGTCCTGGAGGACTATAatcagccattttttatttctattgtttCTTCTTTAGCGTTTGACGTAATTTTGTCCAAGCCGAAAAGCATTTGGTTCACACTTAAACTTTAACCAATGAATCCCTTTAGGTTAAAGGGGATGACAAATGTGTTGATTCTCTATACAGTTGTTATTTGTATTCCAGCCATGATTGATTTCCTGAATCAAGCCTGTTAACCTGGTAGTGCAGCATACCTTCAAAGTACTATGGCTATGGTCCACTGACCCTTGCTTGGGATGCTCAATTGGGCTGTAGGTTGAGCAAATGAGCTCAGCCCTTGAAAATTTGTTGAAACTTGAGCATTGTTTTTGGGTTGCCAGGTTGGATAACATGAGGCAGAGGAGTCAAAATCCTGGTTAATTCAAGGAGATAACAGATTGAACTGATCTTTCTGCgatgttccctgtttgttttctttaaaaatgattagaTTTTGATGTAATGATTATTGTAAATACATAGATTTGAGTTTTCAAAAATtctatttcaataaatattggCAGATTAAAGTAAGGCAAGACTTACaagtgtgttttaaattttttttaaagccggCCATGACCTGCAGTtggaaaaaagatgttttttgaGAGGCCCAGGAGGTAGTTTTGTAATTCCCTCCATTGTGTATTTTAAGGTGGAGAAAGAAGTTCCTCTACAGAACAATTGACcaaatttggaagaaaaaaacatctctgcTCACCCAGAATGATTCACTTCGTCATAACTCTTTAGTTGCAATGTTCAGGGTTAAATAGATGTTGTGAAAATTATGGTATCTGAATTTCACAACACCTATACCCACAAGAAAACTCAGTTCTATAGAAAGGTAAGTTTAATCAGAAGCTACCACTAGGAGGAGCTCTGCATTGAGGCATTATATTGGAACATACAGTCCCTCGACACCGCCACGCATAATCAGAAGTTGCCACTGTCCCAAGATGGGCTCCTCCTCAGAATCTATATCTCAGGCAAAGTAAAGACAGCCATGTGAAGGCAATAAAAATCAGCCAGCATCATAGCTGTTAACAATCGTTACATCTGGAACATGAACGCACAAGGCTGCATAGTGATGAAGTTGGCCGTTCAGTCCATCTAGGCTGGTCATTTACCAGGACCTCTGTCTGAAAGGTGCAAGGCCCTGGAGTCGTAGCTTCTGTAGGAACAATGCTTTTTGCAAAGTCCGCTTTTCACTTTGCCTTtcaccatttcttttctcttttctccagCTGGAGGCTGTGAGGGTCCCAGGAAGTAGGCTTCTGTAAGGAATGTGTGTGTCAGCCAAAAAGGAatgccccctcccttcccctctctccccatcgtACTCAATTCTTTCCTGACGATACTTTACTGTGACTCATGGGGGCAGTGCATTCTCAGCTGCTGAGTCACGTCAGTCCTCCTCagactgacctcagatcagatTTCCACTATCAAACAGCTGACCTGTACCAAAATGGAATGGGTCACCCCCAAAAGACAGCAGCCTGACCCACAATTCTCTTATCATATCTGAgggaaagttttttgtttttttggggaacatttatttgacagatttatttaaagacacatttaccagagtccccccccccccccagcccctcaaCTCCAGATTTAATGGAGCAGGTGCAGGAGCCACAAGAggaagtacccccccccccaatccatgTGCCTACAACCCTTGTTAAATACCggaagggaaaaaatgaaccaaaaaaaaagacaaacaggaaTTTGTAATTACTGAACAATctcaatgtctctctctctgtggtgggTTGTGTGTTTTCATCTGTGCAATTATGAGTATGTGTCTTTGTatccgtgtgtatgtgtgtgtatgcgtgtgtgcgcgcacgtgtgtatgtgtgtgaatctgtgtacCTCAGGAAGCAGAGAGTGTTAAAATGGCCACGTGGCAGAGGGCAGCCTGCTCTCTCAGTGCTGACAGGGAGGAGCAGGTGGTTGTGGACAGGCTGACCTCATAGGGTTGACCCCACAGGCCAATCAATCTAGCTCTgatggcggggggtgggggcagtgggtCCGAGGGGTAGGGTTAATTAAGGAGCCTGCCCAGGACCCTGCTGGAGTGGTGAGCAAGAGAATCTGCTGAGCTGGGAtaggggaggtgggtggggtctAACTGCCTTTTTGGATTTAAGACAGGACAGTGGAAAATTTGGCACTGAGGGACAAATAAAGATGTGCTGCAGTCTGTTTAATCAGCACCAAATTGATGGCGTTgtagtattttacattttaggcattcaGCAAATGGTCTAATCTAGAGAAATCTACACagctcattcattttaatgtagaatccatttatatagtggagtatttactgaagaaattcagctACCTTGATCAACACATAACACAGGAGTGCCTCatttactggggggggggggggggagtctctGGATCTGCAAGTACCAGTTCCTTGACCATTATGCCACACTGCCTCCCTCCCTACTGGTTAGAGTGGCAGCAGAATCATTATCTTGGATCCACTAGATTGAATCCTTTCTGGCAAAATCTATGAAATGTAGCATTCTGCATTTCTGCAGAAGAGCATTCAGACTTTAATTTATCTACTGAAATGTTGCGCTAAACGCGGTTTCCTGCTTTGATAACCAAAACCTTTAATAATTTAAGAAGAGTGCAATGGTTTGTGATGGTTTGGCGACAACATGAGACCTAGGGATATCCCAGGGCTCATTTACATGATCCAAGCAGACGCACACTTCAGCCTTTTGACTGTTATTAGTCTCTTATGACATCCCATTATGATGTAATACATACAACTAGtatgaacaacaacaaaaaaaaaaaacaggaaccgtttatctttttttccctattGACTTTGAaatcatttcttaatttttagTTACTTGagtaaaatagaaaaataaaaaattatcgttcatattttaaaaatataacaacaaTTTGGGTGTACTGTACGGCATTGAGGCACAGTAATTAAGCCGAAGATAACCCAGCTGTTTGTGGCATGTATTCCAAAGTGGGATTCTGTTTTGTACCTTTTAAGCTTACCACTTACTGTAAGCTGAATCACCTTAGTAAATAGCcagggaaataaatgaataatatctaaaatgtaagctgtgtaaattACTCTGGGTAAAGGCTTTGGCTTAGGATATTAATAACCCTATGCCCCACTAGTAGCCAGTCTCTGCTGAAGCGCCCCAGACAGCCATTTTATATGAACAGAATGAACTGTGAAATATGAGACTGTATGTAGTCTGGGAGGTTTGTCGCACTCTCCCGTTTGACGTAAATTTCCGGTACCTAATGCCCATTTGCCCTTGGCCACTCCCTTGAAAGTATCTGTGGAATTTCTGCTTCAGACATtgattgaaatatttgaaaaacttTTGCACTTTGCAAGGCAAACACGAAGGAGATAATGTTGTGCAGCCATACATCGTTTTGTGAAATATGACTCACACCATAAGAAGCATTTTCAGTACTTCAACAGACAATATATTTGCTTCATAAATTCAAAAATAGTTAATATAATAACTGCCATTTACATACTTGTTAAATTTTTGagtttatatgtatatattttcaagGATATTTTctacaatatatacaatataactGACATGTAATGGTATATGAAAAGAAAGAAGTTCATAAAGATAAAAAGATTCAGGATTTCACCTCTTCGAATCAGTAGATTTTGTTACTGAAGAAATTTGATCACTCCTGCAACACCAACGCAGTCTGCCGTTGGCATCGCAACACAGAGTATTCGTTTGCCTTGGTAAGTGCTATTGTCCATGCTCAGTGActgggtgtgcttgtgttttgtaTGATTGTACTAATGAATGGTTGGTTTCAAATGGCTTCTGTAATGTCCACAGTAATGATAGAAAGAGGAGGTTCTGGAATGACTTGAGAGAAGATACAACATACCTGTAGCGTTTTATAAAATCCACTGAAATCCAAACATGTAATTAACTGGGTTGAAATATTTGATGTTTGGTCTTTAATCCAAATATATTATGTGATTGTAGCCCATGAACGAAGATTCTGTCAAATTCCTGAGTGCCTAAAAGGAACAGAACTCACAAGCTGAGAAATTTGTTAGCAATCATGTCAACTAGGGTGTTTTGAGTGATGTCACTGGTTATGTCACTAGGGATATTAATGGAGATATCATCAGACAGTGGAGGCACATTTCAGATagctgctattattattattattattattattattattattatatttcaagCTCATGAGTGCACAAGCTATTACATTCAAATGAAGCAATGGCCTAATAGCCCTGCGGCCTGTTGttttctctgtgatttttacactTCTGGAGAAACCTGACTGATATGTGAGTGGTAGaggaggaaaaataagaaaaacaatctGTGACCTTCCAGTTACTTCAGATTTATTCAAATGAGGTAGTAACAGCCATCTCCGCCCCCTCTCTATCCTCCCTCAGATATGCCACACCCACAGCAGCTGTTGGCCACTATTTTGGTCTGAGAATAACCACAGCcacatttctttttcacataTGAACGGACTGACCACTCTTAAATAAACACCATTCCTTGCTGCTGTGGCAAGCTGAAACCCCTGCTGGGTGGGGAAgttattttgtgaaatacttcaagtgtttttgttttcaatttggGTATGAAGAAAGAAACGCACTGATTATCAATAATGTCCGCTTGTCATGTTTTATCATGTTGTTCCAGAGAAACCCTCAAggaagataataataataataataataataataataataataataataataataatggttaaTTGCAGTACACAGGactttaaacctgaggtttaaaccaCAAGAGCACAGAATAGCAGTAAAACTGGAACAACTAGGCTAatccttatttcacagatttggatAGCTTTCCATGTGTAATACAATTCTGTGGCCTCCAGCTGAAAACAATTGACCTAATAAGtgtgttaatttatttacacaggATTTCATGCAGTTGTGCAGCTCAAAGTGCATAtagtgaataaaatgaataatacaataaaaaattgaataagTGATAAAATAACACGGGAACATGAACACttaaaaatacgtttttttgttagttttgtttttacaatggATGGTGCGCTCACAATCTGCTTGGCTAGggaatttcacagaaaaaaggaCAAAGTCCAGGTGAGCGTGTGTAAACCGGATGCTTTTCaacctgtgtgttttttgtagTGTGTCTGGtgcttgattaaaaaaaaaatgcagacattgGAAGGCTACAGCTGCTTATTTAGGACCTGACAATAACTGCAGTCCAAGCTTGATGATGTATTCCATTTAGACTTGACCACTTCACAAACTTGTTTTATGAGAAACACTtgggaaaataatattaattgttCTGTCAACAAACCATTTTTCCATAAAAGTTTTGTTTAGAAGGCCAGTTTATTTAACTGGCTGTACTGGCAGCAGTAGTCCTTGAACAATTCAACCCTAACAGTAGAACTTACCCTAGTTACTAACAAAGAGACAATCCACTCACAATCCCCAACACAGTGTGTATAGCAGTCCATTTTAAGCTTGCTGAGGTGTATGGTTACTTCAGGCGCATTAAGCCATTCCTTACCTTTCTCTGGAGAGAGAAAGCCTACCCCTTAGAAACTTCCTCATGACAAATTCCATAATATCACTTTCAGGTAGGCAAAGGGTACATTACAGATGGATCGCTGCTAAATTTAGGAAAGCAATATAAAAAACCAAATACATACTGCTGTGCTTGACAAACAGAACTCGGTGTCTCAGGACATTCAACAAGGTTTAATCTTAAACCTGTAATGTCAAAAGCAGGGGAAGGGTGAGAGGATGGTATGAGGTCAACCAACCAAATCTACTGTAGCAACAGAAAAAACCTGTGTCATCTTGTATTGTGCCTTGGGATCTCCAGAATGACAAAGGCTTTGCTGGTATGCCACTCTCACCAGaccggccagtggaggatgggcttcCCCAGTATAGTCGGATTCcacctgagatttcttcccatcagaGAGTCTTTTCTCTCTATCATTTGAGGGGTTTTCTCCGCactgaggagtttttttttgtttacctcatgtttgctatttgggggttcaggcctgtttttagatctttttcttctgttttgtaaagcattgcatttaaactttCCCCTCAAAACAACGATGAAATGTGCCAATCCTTAAAGGGCCAGGATCACCTTAACTACAATAAAGTTGTTCCTCATCTTTAAATAATCAATTTGAGTGCTATATTATCAACATCATATGTTGTTGTTACTGAACCCATAATGTTGTTGACACTTGCTTAATGAACCCCTTAAAGACCAAGCACATTGCAGATAGGCTATATTCAGTGCAGGCCTAAAATGGGGGTCCCTGGAAGCAGTCTAGCAGTATTGAAAAGACTGCTGCTCCTACTAGTGGCAGCGATATTCATCTTCAGCGATCTCTGGCTCACGTTGTGTGCAGTGAGTGTTATGGTTAAAAACCTGCAGTTCCACAAGCTGCACCCACCACCCCACAGTCTTCACATATGAGGGCCACACTGAGGGCTGGCTGAGGTTAATTAGCACCCAGTGGGTGGCCACTGTAACATATTTAGAGATTCAACGGAAGCTGTGCAATATATaaggaaataataaatacaacaagtgcattaataataataataataataattacaacaacaacaacgtaTTGACTAGTGCAGAAGATGCACAGAACACATCAAAGCGCCATTATGTTAAAAAACAGGCACATATTTTAATGCCACTAGATAAGGTTACTGTAAACATTCTCTTGGCAATGAAAGTATGTCCAGCATGGAAAACCGAGCCTCTCTATGCTGGCATCTTAGCaacggttttttaaaaacacactgctTAAAATACCCGCTCCCTTCTCAAGGTTTTCTCTAAATTTAGAAATGTGCTGTAGTGCAGATTTTCCCAGCATGGTGTCGGTCTGTGCTACTCAAAGGCGAGGGTGAAACCAAGGCCTCCCGTGCCACCTAATCTGGGTTAAGCAGTTTGATGAAGTATGAGCgtctccaaaataaataaataaagccctACCTCTGAAATTTCAAATTCTCGTGACACATCTGTGATTACGCTCGCAAAAAACAGTGCTAACTGACATTGGCTATTCCTGTAAGGTAGGCTAACATCTGCTGTCCCCGATTATAGTTTAATAATGATAGCCATAATACAGAGCAACAAGAAAAGAACACGAATGTTTGATAAAATTGAAAGCTAAGGCCCGTTTAGCCGCACGCTTGATGATCCACAGTTCAGTTCGCACTTCATAAACACACGCCTTTCTTTCAAGTATCCGATCTCATCGCTTAACTTGCATCATTTTTTTGTCCCACGTTGTTCTGAGTGGATAGAGTGAAGGAAGCGAGGCAGGTCTGTTTATGGCCGAGCTATCCTCTTTTTCGTTTcgttattaaaaataacaacaaagtGCCAGCTGTTCGCCTTTTGCTGGCTCAAATTCTGCCTTCCATCCTCAAAATAATGTCATGCCGGCATCTTGTGTTACCCACGGTATGGGGATTCTCGTTGCCATAGTAACAGGTGCACATTCCCGCTGTATCGATGGTACGCGCTTGTAGCGTAGCATATAAGTGGTGTTGCCTACGGCCCAATGTCGGAGGCAGGCCTGGAGTCAGCTGTAACACTCACTGAGGCGGGAATAAGCACACCAAGTGGGGCAGCTTGTGCGCTTTTGTTATTTTTCGCCTACATTAATGGATATGGGATTATTAAAATAACATGCAGACTCTGTGTGAATCGCATTGTTGTCATAGAAATCGGGTCTTATCTATTGTCCTCAGAAGGAACAGGAACAAGAAAGATCTATAGGCTACGGAaaacagcaaacattttttGCTATTGCTATCTTGTCATTGTTAAATAACCAGCTTTGAATGTAGACTTATTTGCACATTTCTGGAAATAAGGATGGAAAGTCAAGAACAAAATTTTGGGACAAATTATGGGGCAGTTTATGAGGCTATAGATATTGTCATAGTTAATAGTATCACAGTACTGTAAGGTATTTATGATCAGTCatttgcacacacgcacacacaccatttgtGGCTGTGTAAAGGCTGCACACATTTCTCTCAGCTTTAGATGcctttcaaaatcaaaatctcAGGAAATGGGTCACTCGAATGGGGAACGTCTGTCATGCTTTTGATACTGTGCAGCTGCAGAACAGAATCATGGATTTCAGAAGCAGGACTCCAAAGATTCAGAGCTTAAAGAGGCATATTTGAGAAGCCTCTGAATCACTAAATGTAGAAACCCTTGAATTTTCCtagctttaatttttttaaatctttgtcaTCTACCACATGGTTCTAatgactaattaaaaaaaaaaaaagcatttacacAAGGCTATCCAAAGAGGATGATTGCAATGATTTTGACAATTTATAGCTGCAGAGCACCTTATACTTCTctgttaaatgaaataataatcataGCTTTGAAGGGTGGTAATGTAGCATAAGGTTAGGGAATTTAACTTATAACTCAAAGATTGGGgcttgattcccagctggggtgctgtacctttgagcaaggtacctaacctgaatTGGATCAGTAAAATGTCAACTGGATTCTAGGCGGAAATGTAATCTGTGCTAGTTGCTTGATTCTCATTTCCTGTTGTAGCTGCTCAGGCTTGCTCCACATGGTCTTATATTTTAAGAAAGGTCAAATTCTTTCAGGAAATCAATTTCCTGAGATGAACGGGGGCAGGAAATCCATATTAACACCTGACACTGCCGCCATTGGCGACAGGCAATGCACCTACATGTAAACCACTATGTGACTGTCCCCGTGAGGTGATAATTGCAAATAAAGAAAGGGAACCGAGCAAGATACCCGCTTTAGACGTCCACACATCACTCAATGTTCTCAAGCAACTGGCGTGACTGCTGCTCTGGTCCGGTAACCCAGCATGGAATGGCGAAGACAGACCCACAGACGGACACATcagactgatcccagatcagcaagGAGGACAGCAGGTGAGAATAGCCACCTGTTGGTGGTGTCCACTGTTTATGGCTTCTTGTAAGACCTGAAATGGCTCAAACAGCCCTGTTCTAGGAATGCTATTTCCATCCACACATTACTCATCCGCACATCAGATTTAAAGGCGCGATTTTGACCGCATCAAGGCCAGGCTTCTCCTGCCTGCAgcaatcacacagacacaaagaaaggagcaataatttcatttgctgtaatttatt
This region of Anguilla rostrata isolate EN2019 chromosome 8, ASM1855537v3, whole genome shotgun sequence genomic DNA includes:
- the tmem70 gene encoding transmembrane protein 70, mitochondrial isoform X2 — translated: MFCLYLIRGTQSSLKYQPIVTHSRHIGKVIWPVSKINCINASPVRRIKSPYTCVSLKNQEHLLQVTKRPFFHSVSINKVQSSPLRESLRCFCSSSTSNSDEGNLIYTGSLAKAVLGVKFFSYSTSIFSMCVMPQVLLKTGLGVQSLALQVAFCGFIGIFTFITPVLLHLVTKGYVVRLYHNHKTDTYMAVTYSALLVEKKTVFHQSEVSVPDVSGMFTSFYANKRAMLVNPMLFSLPHDYNHLMGYDKPFTFDMDAFDKPDRSKQG
- the tmem70 gene encoding transmembrane protein 70, mitochondrial isoform X1; translation: MFCLYLIRGTQSSLKYQPIVTHSRHIGKVIWPVSKINCINASPVRRIKSPYTCVSLKNQEHLLQVTKRPFFHSVSINKQVQSSPLRESLRCFCSSSTSNSDEGNLIYTGSLAKAVLGVKFFSYSTSIFSMCVMPQVLLKTGLGVQSLALQVAFCGFIGIFTFITPVLLHLVTKGYVVRLYHNHKTDTYMAVTYSALLVEKKTVFHQSEVSVPDVSGMFTSFYANKRAMLVNPMLFSLPHDYNHLMGYDKPFTFDMDAFDKPDRSKQG